A part of Brassica rapa cultivar Chiifu-401-42 chromosome A05, CAAS_Brap_v3.01, whole genome shotgun sequence genomic DNA contains:
- the LOC103868768 gene encoding uncharacterized protein LOC103868768, translating into MGLNYAFMCLNQRADPRYERGAWKFVRCVGADLAECELIICPCIDCRNVDCHSADVVVDYLVSRGMDLSYKLREDQYHHGEVISGLTVETMQCDLSEVAECEDKEEDEFLAKLADAETSLYLSCANHSKVSAIVSLFRIKTQSGWSDISFDLLLEILPQMLPEENVLHTSLYEVKRFLKSFDMGYEKIHACVNDCCLFRKEFEKLDNCPKCNASRWKINMRTCDVKKGIPQKVLRYFPIIPRLKRMFRSEEMAKDLRLHFSNKSTDGKSRHRVDSVTLHQMNDKYPLFAAEERNLRVGLSTDGFNHFNMKNVNYSAWPVLLVNYNMSPEKCMKEENIMLSLLISGPTQPGKNIDVYLEPLIEDLNHLWEQGEVTYDAFSQTTFKLRAMLLWTIQDFPAYGNLAGCKELPGKHNLDVMHVDRNIAASLIATLPHCGKSKDELNARKDLELLGIRKDLHPQPRGKITYLPPAPWSLSSKEKKLFCKHLSEFRGPDGYCSNISRCVKMEECKISGMKSHDYHVLMQQLLPVAIRGLLPTGVRIAMGRLYMKVLKDFVRNPARPESCIAEAYLAEECVRFFSVFFKKTTSYEEKPERNTEFESSSILEGRPISAGTDCSF; encoded by the exons ATGGGTCTAAATTATGCTTTCATGTGTCTAAACCAAAGAGCTGATCCTCGTTATGAGAGAGGTGCGTGGAAGTTTGTGAGGTGTGTTGGTGCAGATTTAGCAGAGTGTGAGTTGATCATTTGCCCATGCATAGACTGTCGCAATGTAGATTGTCACTCAGCCGATGTTGTTGTTGATTATCTAGTAAGTAGGGGAATGGATTTGAGTTACAAGCTGCGGGAGGATCAGTATCATCATGGAGAAGTAATATCAGGGCTGACTGTAGAAACAATGCAA TGTGATCTAAGTGAGGTTGCTGAATGTGAAGAtaaggaagaagatgagtttCTTGCAAAGCTAGCAGATGCAGAGACATCTCTGTATCTAAGTTGTGCTAACCACAGCAAGGTGTCGGCGATAGTTTCACTCTTTAGGATAAAGACACAAAGTGGTTGGTCTGATATAAGCTTCGATCTTTTGCTGGAGATTTTGCCACAGATGCTACCCGAGGAGAATGTCTTGCACACATCCTTGTACGAAGTGAAAAGGTTTCTGAAATCTTTTGACATGGGCTATGAGAAGATACACGCTTGTGTGAACGACTGTTGTCTGTTCAGAAAGGAGTTTGAGAAGCTAGACAACTGTCCGAAATGCAATGCTTCAAGATGGAAGATTAACATGCGCACATGTGATGTGAAGAAAGGTATTCCACAGAAAGTTCTGAGATATTTTCCGATAATTCCACGTCTGAAGAGGATGTTCAGGTCAGAGGAAATGGCGAAGGACTTAAGGTTGCATTTTAGTAACAAGAGCACTGATGGAAAAAGCAGACATCGAGTAGATTCTGTTACTTTGCATCAAATGAATGACAAATACCCGTTATTTGCTGCTGAAGAAAGGAATCTTAGGGTTGGACTGTCCACTGATGGGTTCAATCATTTTAACATGAAGAATGTGAACTACAGTGCTTGGCCGGTTTTGCTAGTGAATTACAACATGTCACCTGAGAAGTGTATGAAGGAGGAGAACATCATGTTGTCATTGCTGATTTCTGGTCCAACCCAACCTGGAAAAAATATTGATGTGTACTTAGAACCACTTATAGAGGATCTAAACCATCTGTGGGAGCAAGGAGAGGTCACATATGATGCATTCAGTCAAACCACTTTCAAGTTAAGAGCAATGCTTCTCTGGACCATTCAGGATTTTCCTGCGTATGGAAATCTTGCAGGGTGTAAG gaACTCCCGGGTAAACACAATTTAGACGTGATGCACGTCGACAGAAATATTGCTGCAAGCCTTATCGCAACGTTGCCGCATTGTGGAAAATCAAAAGATGAACTTAACGCTCGAAAAGATCTTGAACTGCTTGGCATTAGGAAGGATTTACATCCTCAACCCCGTGGGAAAATAACTTACCTTCCTCCAGCGCCTTGGTCTTTGTCTAGCAAGGAGAAGAAATTATTCTGCAAGCATCTATCTGAATTTCGTGGTCCGGATGGTTACTGCTCAAATATATCAAGGTGTGTGAAGATGGAGGAATGTAAGATATCAGGAATGAAATCACATGATTACCATGTGTTGATGCAACAGCTTCTTCCGGTTGCGATTAGAG GGCTATTACCTACAGGTGTTAGGATAGCTATGGGACGCCT GTACATGAAAGTGCTGAAAGACTTCGTAAGAAACCCTGCAAGACCAGAGAGTTGTATTGCTGAAGCGTATCTCGCAGAGGAATGCGTTAGGTTCTTCAGTGTGTTCTTCAAAAAGACAACAAGTTATGAGGAGAAACCTGAAAGGAATACTGAGTTCGAGAGCAGCTCTATTCTGGAGGGACGTCCAATATCCGCAGGCACCGATTGTTCTTTCTGA